One genomic window of Variovorax sp. RA8 includes the following:
- a CDS encoding DUF2945 domain-containing protein, which yields MTTKFKIGDHVRWNSEAGHVSGRIIKVHTRDTEYKGHPRHCTEADPQYEIKSDKTEHIAMHKGAALRRI from the coding sequence ATGACAACGAAGTTCAAGATTGGCGACCATGTCCGCTGGAACTCCGAAGCGGGACATGTCAGCGGCCGCATCATCAAGGTTCATACCCGCGATACCGAGTACAAGGGGCATCCGCGTCACTGCACCGAAGCCGATCCGCAGTACGAAATCAAAAGCGACAAGACCGAGCACATCGCCATGCACAAGGGCGCGGCGCTGCGCAGGATCTGA
- the pgm gene encoding phosphoglucomutase (alpha-D-glucose-1,6-bisphosphate-dependent) — protein MSTTISPLAGKPAPKSLLIDLPKLLAAYVDLRPDPTVPTQRVTFGTSGHRGSSLERSFNEWHVLAISQAICEYRKRKDIDGPLYIGIDTHALSQPAFESALSVLAANGVETMIAKDGEFTPTPAISHAILDYNRGRTSRLADGIVITPSHNPPDNGGFKYNPPNGGPADIDITDWIQHRANALLEGGLKEVRRTPFAQARRAASTHAHDFLDAYVSDLGHMVDFDAIRSADIHMGVDPLGGAGVLYWASIAERYKLDLSVVNQEVDPTFRFMTMDWDGKIRMDPSSPHAMQRLIGLKECYDVAFACDPDHDRHGIVTRSSGLLAPNHYLSVLIDYLFQHRPQWGKTAGIGKTLVSTVLIDRVAARLGRGLYEVPVGFKWFVDGLFDGSLGFGGEESAGASFLRKDGDVWTTDKDGIVSALLSAEITARSGRDPGELYRDLVRDLGEPVADRVEAPATAEQKARLAKLSPKQVLSTELAGEAIESVIDHAPANNAPIGGIKVTSANGWFAARPSGTEDIYKIYAESFKDQAHLQSILREAQTIVDAALAAP, from the coding sequence ATGAGCACCACGATCAGTCCGCTTGCAGGCAAGCCGGCACCGAAGTCGCTGCTGATCGACCTGCCGAAGTTGCTCGCCGCTTATGTCGACCTGCGCCCCGACCCCACGGTGCCGACGCAGCGCGTCACATTCGGCACCTCCGGTCACCGCGGCAGCTCGCTCGAGCGCAGCTTCAACGAATGGCATGTGCTGGCGATCAGCCAAGCGATATGCGAGTACCGCAAGCGCAAAGACATCGATGGCCCGCTGTACATTGGCATTGACACGCATGCGCTGTCCCAGCCGGCGTTCGAGAGCGCGCTTTCCGTGTTGGCCGCCAACGGCGTGGAAACGATGATCGCCAAGGACGGAGAGTTCACGCCGACGCCGGCGATCTCGCATGCGATCCTGGACTACAACCGCGGTCGCACTTCGAGGCTGGCCGACGGGATCGTCATCACGCCTTCGCACAACCCGCCCGACAACGGTGGCTTCAAATACAACCCACCAAACGGTGGTCCGGCCGATATCGACATCACCGACTGGATCCAGCACCGCGCCAATGCACTGCTCGAAGGTGGTCTCAAGGAAGTACGGCGCACACCCTTCGCGCAGGCGCGTCGCGCCGCAAGCACACACGCGCACGATTTCCTCGACGCCTACGTGAGCGACCTCGGTCACATGGTCGACTTCGATGCGATCCGTAGCGCCGACATCCACATGGGCGTCGATCCGCTCGGCGGCGCCGGGGTGCTCTACTGGGCGTCCATCGCGGAGCGCTACAAACTCGACCTGAGCGTCGTCAACCAGGAAGTCGATCCGACCTTCCGCTTCATGACTATGGACTGGGACGGCAAGATCCGCATGGACCCATCCTCGCCTCATGCAATGCAGCGGCTGATCGGTCTGAAGGAATGCTACGACGTGGCGTTCGCGTGCGACCCTGACCATGACCGTCACGGCATCGTCACCCGTAGCAGCGGTTTGCTGGCACCGAATCACTACCTCTCGGTGCTGATCGACTATCTTTTTCAGCATCGGCCCCAGTGGGGCAAAACAGCCGGGATCGGCAAGACCTTGGTCAGCACCGTGCTGATCGACCGCGTGGCAGCGCGTCTGGGACGTGGGCTCTACGAGGTGCCGGTCGGCTTCAAGTGGTTCGTTGACGGCCTGTTCGACGGCTCACTCGGTTTTGGCGGCGAGGAAAGCGCCGGCGCGTCGTTCTTGCGCAAAGACGGGGACGTGTGGACCACCGACAAGGATGGCATCGTGTCGGCATTGCTGTCGGCGGAAATCACTGCGCGCAGTGGCCGCGATCCCGGCGAGTTGTATCGCGACCTGGTTCGCGACCTGGGCGAACCGGTGGCCGATCGCGTCGAAGCGCCGGCCACCGCCGAGCAAAAGGCCAGGCTGGCAAAGCTTTCGCCGAAGCAGGTGCTGAGCACTGAACTGGCCGGCGAGGCAATCGAAAGCGTGATCGATCACGCACCCGCCAACAACGCACCGATCGGCGGTATCAAGGTGACTTCTGCCAACGGTTGGTTCGCTGCACGCCCATCTGGCACCGAAGACATCTACAAGATCTACGCGGAGAGTTTCAAGGACCAGGCGCATCTGCAATCGATCCTGCGGGAAGCGCAAACCATCGTCGATGCCGCGCTCGCGGCACCGTGA
- a CDS encoding RNA polymerase sigma factor: MRVTQSSRQFPPQTAISAASTDLDLVERAADGDQIAFECIMRRHNRLLFRTARSVLKSDAETEDALQESYLRAWRALPTFRSEAKLSTWLMRIVINEALGRLRRCGAQVIPLDTAMESDELQAEESLVDDQDLQPERVAMRSQVRRLMEVRIGMLPEAFRTVFVLRAVEEMSVEEVSAALDVPEATVRTRFFRARGLLREGLSRDVDLATGDAFSFAGARCDRIVAGVLASFAEHRDISRSSF, encoded by the coding sequence ATGCGAGTCACCCAGTCTTCCCGACAGTTCCCCCCGCAAACAGCCATCTCGGCAGCATCGACGGACCTCGACCTCGTCGAGCGCGCCGCCGATGGAGACCAGATCGCCTTCGAATGCATCATGCGGCGTCACAACCGGCTCTTGTTTCGTACAGCCCGAAGTGTTCTGAAGAGCGACGCAGAGACCGAGGATGCGTTGCAGGAATCCTATTTGCGGGCTTGGCGAGCACTGCCAACCTTTCGCTCCGAGGCGAAGCTCTCGACCTGGCTGATGCGCATCGTCATCAACGAAGCGCTCGGGCGCCTGCGCCGGTGCGGCGCGCAGGTGATTCCGCTTGATACCGCAATGGAGTCGGACGAACTTCAGGCGGAAGAATCGCTGGTGGACGATCAGGACCTCCAACCGGAGCGCGTCGCGATGCGCTCGCAAGTACGGCGACTGATGGAAGTCCGTATCGGCATGCTCCCCGAAGCCTTTCGCACTGTCTTCGTGCTGCGTGCTGTGGAGGAGATGAGCGTTGAGGAGGTTTCAGCAGCCTTGGACGTGCCTGAAGCCACTGTCCGCACTCGATTCTTCCGAGCACGCGGCCTCCTGCGTGAAGGCTTGTCGCGCGATGTCGATCTCGCGACCGGCGACGCATTCTCATTCGCTGGTGCGCGCTGTGATCGCATCGTGGCGGGCGTGCTGGCGAGTTTCGCGGAGCACCGGGACATCTCCCGGTCGAGTTTCTAA
- the tkt gene encoding transketolase, which produces MSDKLDQQCIDTIRFLSVDMVQKANSGHPGMPLGAAPMAYILWTRWLKHNPRNPHWFNRDRFVLSAGHGSALLYSLLHLTGYDLSLDDIKQFRQWGSKAPGHPERGRTPGVETTTGPLGQGFGNAVGMAIAEAQLAARYNRSDHPVIDHHTFAIVSDGDLLEGVASEAASLAGHLKLGKLICLYDDNAVTLAAGTDITFSENRARRFAAYGWHTVPVADGNDLTAIGGALQAACAETARPSLILVRTHIGYGSPEQDTFQAHGSPLGRDGVRKTKQKLGWPIEPTFLIPGEAPAHFRKAVERGAHDEAVWNERMNDYAKAFPELDEEFQRRLRGELPPGWDADIPEFHAHSKGLATREASGKVMNAIAPKLPALTGGSADLDPSTRTALKNLGEFNPPFSKNEGEQASDGGNRDYAGRNLHFGVREHAMGAIVNGLAAHGGFIPFGSTFLIFSDYMRPPIRLAALMCLHVVYVFTHDSLALGEDGPTHQPVEQLANLRAIPNLTVIRPADANETAVAWRVALETRDRPVVLVLTRQEVPTLDRSRYAAADGLRRGAYVLSDAPNGKPELILLASGSEVGLIVAAAERLQAQGIGVRCVSIPSWELFDVLPQAERDAVLPPSVGARLAVELGARQGWDRYVGAQGDMLGVERFGASAPSEVLLQEYGFSVDNICARAQALLARCSPDEPEISTRS; this is translated from the coding sequence ATGTCCGACAAACTCGACCAGCAATGTATCGATACCATCCGCTTCCTGTCGGTGGACATGGTGCAGAAGGCCAACAGCGGACATCCGGGCATGCCGCTCGGCGCCGCGCCGATGGCCTACATCCTGTGGACGCGCTGGCTCAAGCACAATCCGCGCAACCCGCATTGGTTCAATCGCGACCGCTTCGTTCTCTCGGCGGGTCACGGTTCGGCGCTGCTCTACAGCTTGCTGCACCTGACTGGTTACGACCTATCGCTGGACGACATCAAGCAGTTCCGCCAATGGGGCAGCAAAGCGCCGGGTCATCCCGAGCGCGGCCGCACGCCTGGCGTGGAAACCACCACCGGGCCACTGGGCCAGGGCTTCGGCAATGCCGTTGGCATGGCGATCGCTGAGGCGCAACTCGCGGCACGCTACAACCGTTCCGATCACCCGGTCATCGACCACCATACGTTTGCGATCGTCAGCGATGGCGACCTGTTGGAAGGTGTAGCCTCCGAGGCTGCCTCGCTTGCCGGCCATCTCAAACTGGGCAAACTCATCTGCCTGTACGACGACAACGCAGTCACCCTGGCCGCCGGCACCGACATCACGTTCTCCGAGAATCGCGCGCGTCGCTTCGCGGCCTATGGCTGGCATACGGTGCCGGTGGCGGACGGCAACGACCTCACCGCGATCGGCGGCGCGCTGCAGGCTGCGTGCGCGGAAACGGCACGACCGTCGTTGATCCTGGTGCGTACGCATATCGGCTACGGCTCGCCTGAGCAGGACACCTTCCAGGCGCACGGCTCCCCGCTCGGCAGGGATGGCGTGCGCAAGACCAAGCAGAAACTGGGTTGGCCAATCGAGCCGACCTTCCTGATACCGGGCGAGGCGCCGGCGCACTTTCGAAAAGCGGTGGAACGCGGCGCGCATGACGAAGCGGTGTGGAACGAGCGCATGAACGACTACGCCAAAGCGTTTCCGGAACTTGACGAGGAGTTTCAGCGCCGCCTGCGTGGCGAACTGCCGCCGGGCTGGGATGCGGACATCCCCGAGTTCCACGCCCACTCCAAGGGTCTTGCCACGCGCGAGGCATCGGGCAAGGTAATGAACGCCATTGCGCCGAAACTGCCCGCGCTGACCGGCGGCTCGGCCGACCTCGACCCTTCGACGAGAACGGCATTGAAAAACTTGGGCGAGTTCAATCCGCCGTTCTCGAAAAACGAGGGCGAACAGGCCTCCGATGGCGGCAACCGAGACTATGCCGGGCGCAACCTGCACTTCGGTGTGCGCGAACATGCGATGGGCGCCATCGTCAACGGCCTGGCCGCGCATGGCGGCTTCATCCCATTTGGCTCGACCTTTCTGATCTTTTCCGACTACATGCGCCCGCCGATCCGGTTGGCCGCGCTGATGTGCTTGCACGTCGTGTATGTATTCACCCACGACAGCCTTGCGCTTGGCGAGGATGGCCCCACCCATCAGCCGGTGGAGCAACTGGCGAACCTGCGGGCGATTCCGAACCTCACAGTGATCCGCCCTGCCGACGCCAATGAAACCGCGGTCGCCTGGCGCGTCGCCCTGGAAACTCGCGATCGCCCGGTCGTGTTGGTTCTGACACGACAGGAGGTGCCAACGCTCGATCGCAGCCGCTACGCGGCGGCGGACGGGTTGCGCCGTGGGGCCTATGTGTTGAGCGATGCGCCGAACGGCAAGCCCGAACTGATCCTGCTCGCCAGCGGCTCCGAAGTCGGCCTGATCGTGGCTGCGGCGGAACGCCTGCAAGCGCAAGGCATCGGAGTGCGCTGCGTCTCCATCCCGAGTTGGGAGTTGTTCGATGTACTGCCGCAAGCCGAACGCGATGCGGTACTGCCGCCCTCAGTCGGTGCGCGGCTCGCGGTCGAATTGGGTGCGCGGCAAGGCTGGGATCGTTATGTCGGCGCACAGGGGGACATGCTCGGCGTAGAACGTTTCGGCGCTTCCGCGCCATCCGAGGTGTTGCTTCAAGAATACGGCTTCTCTGTGGACAACATCTGCGCCCGCGCCCAGGCGCTGCTGGCCCGGTGCTCTCCCGACGAACCAGAGATCTCAACAAGGAGTTGA
- a CDS encoding DUF488 domain-containing protein: MSCELTIWTIGHSTRPLDEFLAMLGLHRIEAVADVRRFPGSRRCPQYGRVELQASLAHHHLGYRWLPALGGRRRPAPDSANIAWRNASFRGYADYMQTPEFAAGLDQLLGLSRRMRTTLMCAESMWWRCHRSMIADALRARGITVVHILDAEHSTVHPWTEPARIVNGRLTYVATDSIIPSH, encoded by the coding sequence GTGAGCTGTGAACTCACGATCTGGACGATCGGTCATTCGACGCGCCCGTTGGACGAGTTCCTCGCGATGCTTGGCCTGCACCGGATCGAGGCGGTGGCTGACGTGCGCAGATTTCCGGGGTCGAGACGCTGTCCGCAGTATGGCAGGGTCGAATTGCAGGCCAGTCTCGCGCACCACCACCTTGGGTATCGCTGGTTGCCCGCGCTCGGCGGGCGGCGGCGGCCCGCCCCGGATTCAGCCAACATCGCCTGGCGCAATGCCAGTTTCCGCGGCTACGCAGACTATATGCAGACGCCCGAATTCGCCGCGGGCCTTGACCAGTTACTGGGGCTCTCGCGGCGCATGCGCACAACCCTGATGTGCGCGGAGTCCATGTGGTGGCGCTGTCACCGATCGATGATCGCCGACGCTCTGCGCGCCCGCGGTATCACGGTGGTGCACATTCTGGACGCTGAGCACAGCACAGTGCACCCTTGGACCGAACCCGCCCGCATCGTGAACGGCCGGCTGACCTACGTTGCGACGGACAGCATCATACCGTCGCACTGA
- a CDS encoding ferritin-like domain-containing protein — MSFLQMSNPLAARRLFLGQSGLVLSGAAVALLAGKHALAAKSDDGAAKDTQILNTALAAELEAIAAYQLGAESKLLQKPTLDLALTFQGHHKEHADLLAKTVEKLGGKPVAAKAKYNFPAEKLQSQADVLQFAATLEQGAVSAYLGAVPLFGNRDLSKAAASILGDEAMHWAILRQALGQVPVPSAYVS, encoded by the coding sequence ATGTCATTCCTGCAGATGTCCAACCCCCTCGCCGCCCGTCGGCTCTTCCTCGGGCAATCGGGCCTGGTGCTTTCCGGAGCGGCGGTGGCGTTGCTCGCGGGCAAACATGCACTTGCCGCCAAGTCGGATGATGGTGCGGCCAAGGATACGCAGATTCTCAACACCGCCCTCGCTGCGGAACTCGAGGCAATCGCAGCTTACCAGCTCGGGGCCGAGAGCAAGCTCTTGCAAAAGCCTACGCTCGACCTCGCGCTTACCTTCCAAGGCCACCACAAGGAACATGCCGATCTGTTGGCCAAGACGGTCGAGAAGCTCGGTGGCAAGCCCGTCGCGGCCAAGGCGAAGTACAACTTCCCCGCTGAGAAACTGCAGTCGCAGGCCGACGTGCTGCAGTTTGCTGCCACGCTAGAGCAAGGCGCCGTGAGCGCGTACCTCGGTGCTGTGCCTCTGTTCGGCAACCGCGACTTGTCCAAAGCTGCCGCCAGCATCCTCGGCGACGAGGCAATGCACTGGGCCATCCTGCGGCAAGCATTGGGTCAAGTGCCGGTTCCCTCGGCCTACGTGTCGTGA
- a CDS encoding c-type cytochrome, whose amino-acid sequence MRWGLAGVFAICASAPVGAAPDVVRGELVYARCLACHALAYDRVGPRHCGLFGRLAGSVPGFNYSTAMKNSRIRWDEKTLDLFLTKPLKLVPGSTMTYDGIANPADRANLIAYLKHVNKAPECSKQASLIR is encoded by the coding sequence ATGCGCTGGGGGCTTGCGGGGGTGTTCGCGATCTGCGCCAGCGCCCCCGTCGGGGCTGCACCGGACGTGGTGCGTGGCGAGTTGGTCTACGCCCGTTGCCTTGCCTGCCACGCCCTTGCGTACGATCGTGTCGGACCGCGCCATTGCGGTCTGTTCGGCCGGCTGGCGGGTAGCGTGCCCGGGTTCAACTACTCAACGGCAATGAAGAACTCCAGGATCCGCTGGGATGAGAAGACACTGGACCTTTTCCTGACCAAGCCATTGAAGCTGGTACCCGGCAGCACAATGACTTACGACGGGATTGCGAACCCAGCGGACCGCGCCAATCTGATTGCCTACCTCAAGCACGTCAACAAGGCGCCCGAATGCAGCAAGCAAGCGTCATTGATTCGATGA
- a CDS encoding ferredoxin--NADP reductase — translation MTIYKSRLQGREQIAHGTMAFHLEKPFGFGFKPGQAMDVVLADAPTADAQSMRHTFSIVSAPFEKELTIATRMRDSTFKRALGTLPIGSLIEIEGPSGSLTLHNDLARAAVLIAGGIGITPFMSILRQATHDQLKQRLVLVYSNRRPEDTAFLAELQSFEERNPSFQLIATMTLMSASIQPWDGQTGMVNEALLKTALEGLSNPIYYVAGPPGLVEGMRQTLSDSGVDDDDIRSEEFYGY, via the coding sequence ATGACCATCTATAAATCAAGGCTCCAAGGACGCGAACAGATCGCGCACGGCACGATGGCGTTTCATCTCGAAAAGCCCTTCGGTTTCGGCTTCAAGCCGGGTCAGGCCATGGACGTCGTGCTCGCCGATGCCCCGACGGCTGACGCCCAGAGCATGCGCCATACCTTCTCAATCGTCAGCGCACCGTTCGAGAAGGAGCTCACCATTGCCACGCGCATGCGTGACAGCACCTTCAAGCGCGCGCTCGGAACGTTGCCCATCGGGTCGCTCATTGAGATCGAAGGCCCTTCCGGTTCACTCACACTGCACAACGATCTTGCGCGCGCGGCTGTCTTGATTGCGGGGGGCATCGGCATCACTCCATTCATGAGCATTCTGCGGCAGGCGACCCATGACCAGCTGAAGCAGCGCTTGGTACTGGTCTACTCAAACCGCCGACCCGAGGACACCGCATTTCTTGCCGAGCTGCAAAGCTTTGAAGAGCGCAATCCCAGTTTCCAACTGATCGCGACGATGACACTGATGAGCGCCTCCATCCAACCGTGGGATGGACAGACCGGCATGGTCAATGAAGCGCTGCTGAAAACTGCCTTGGAGGGTCTGTCGAATCCCATCTACTACGTCGCCGGCCCGCCGGGCCTGGTCGAGGGAATGCGACAAACCTTGAGTGACTCAGGCGTCGATGACGACGACATTCGCAGCGAAGAGTTCTACGGCTACTGA
- a CDS encoding uracil-DNA glycosylase family protein, producing MKSPTSPHPVVGFERLLADVRACTICSAHLPQNPRPVLQVNSKARILIAGQAPGRRVDQSGVPFDDPSGDRLRLWMDLDKDAFYDPSIIAILPMGFCYPGWGGGGDLPPRPECAATWRARLLDQLPNLQLTLAIGQYAQTWHLKQQRAQATLTETVRAWRDYWPYVLPLPHPSPRNNFWFRRNPWFEQEVLPPLRARVKALRRKTRP from the coding sequence GTGAAGTCGCCAACCTCACCGCACCCGGTTGTTGGCTTTGAGCGCCTGTTAGCCGACGTGCGGGCATGCACGATCTGTTCTGCGCATCTCCCGCAGAACCCGAGACCGGTCTTGCAAGTGAATTCGAAGGCGCGCATCCTGATAGCCGGGCAGGCTCCCGGAAGAAGAGTGGACCAAAGCGGAGTTCCATTCGACGATCCAAGCGGCGACCGTCTTCGGCTTTGGATGGACTTGGACAAGGATGCTTTCTACGACCCGAGCATCATTGCCATCCTGCCCATGGGGTTCTGCTATCCGGGTTGGGGCGGAGGAGGCGATCTGCCACCGCGGCCAGAGTGTGCAGCGACATGGCGCGCCCGCCTGCTGGATCAACTGCCCAATCTTCAACTCACGCTGGCGATTGGGCAGTACGCGCAGACTTGGCACCTAAAGCAGCAACGAGCGCAGGCAACGCTGACCGAAACGGTCCGTGCCTGGCGCGACTATTGGCCATATGTGCTGCCCCTCCCTCACCCGAGCCCACGCAATAACTTCTGGTTTCGCCGCAACCCGTGGTTCGAACAAGAAGTTCTTCCGCCGCTGAGGGCCCGGGTGAAAGCCTTGCGAAGGAAGACGCGGCCATGA
- a CDS encoding MarR family winged helix-turn-helix transcriptional regulator, producing MTTRKMSKVDFETLARFRYQLRRFLRFSEEVTRRNGVTPLQYQLMLQIKGFPGREWATVAELAERLQAKHHGVVALISRCEEAGWVRRNVGRGDQRRVEVQLTGEGEERLEHLARLHHDELQSVKNGFSVPGIDDAAG from the coding sequence ATGACCACACGTAAGATGTCGAAGGTCGATTTCGAGACGCTGGCTCGGTTTCGCTATCAACTGCGACGCTTTCTTAGATTCAGTGAAGAGGTGACACGCCGGAACGGGGTCACCCCGCTGCAGTACCAACTGATGCTCCAGATCAAAGGGTTTCCCGGCAGAGAGTGGGCGACTGTGGCGGAGCTCGCCGAGCGACTGCAGGCCAAACACCACGGCGTCGTAGCACTGATCTCAAGGTGCGAGGAGGCTGGATGGGTGAGGCGCAACGTCGGCCGGGGCGACCAGCGGCGGGTTGAGGTCCAGTTGACGGGTGAAGGCGAGGAGCGTCTGGAGCATCTGGCACGACTTCATCATGACGAGCTTCAGTCGGTGAAGAACGGATTCTCCGTGCCCGGTATCGACGACGCAGCGGGATAA
- the gnd gene encoding phosphogluconate dehydrogenase (NAD(+)-dependent, decarboxylating) encodes MEIGMIGLGKMGMGMAQRLQRDGHRVVGFARSAGTRARAQEQGIEPVDSIEALAHVLRRPRALWMMVPAGDVVDQTLAVLSSLLSQGDTIIDGGNSNYKDTQRRGKLLSEKEIDYIDCGTSGGVWGLEQGYSLMIGGDVKATNRLRPLFAALAPSPDKGWGRVGPIGAGHFAKMIHNGIEYGLMQAYGEGFALMRHKKEFALDLHQIAQIWRHGSVVRSWLLDLTAAALAKNPQLEGIAPYVADSGEGRWTVMEAIDLDVAAPVITLALLQRLRSRDADSFSDKLLAAMRQQFGGHDVRYE; translated from the coding sequence ATGGAAATCGGCATGATTGGTCTGGGCAAGATGGGCATGGGCATGGCGCAGCGGCTTCAGCGCGACGGCCATCGCGTAGTGGGTTTCGCTCGCAGTGCGGGCACGCGCGCGCGGGCGCAGGAGCAAGGCATCGAGCCCGTTGACTCCATCGAGGCGCTGGCCCATGTGTTGCGGCGGCCGCGTGCGCTATGGATGATGGTGCCGGCCGGCGATGTGGTGGATCAGACCCTCGCCGTACTGTCTTCCCTCCTGTCGCAAGGTGACACGATCATCGACGGTGGCAACTCCAACTACAAGGACACGCAGCGTCGCGGGAAGTTGCTCTCGGAGAAAGAGATTGACTACATCGACTGCGGCACCAGCGGAGGCGTATGGGGGCTCGAGCAGGGCTACAGCCTGATGATCGGCGGCGACGTAAAGGCGACGAACCGGCTGCGCCCGCTCTTCGCCGCGTTGGCTCCCTCCCCCGACAAAGGGTGGGGAAGAGTCGGCCCTATTGGTGCTGGTCATTTCGCCAAGATGATTCACAACGGCATCGAGTATGGGCTGATGCAGGCCTATGGCGAGGGCTTTGCGCTGATGAGACACAAGAAGGAGTTCGCACTCGACCTCCATCAGATCGCGCAGATCTGGCGCCACGGCAGTGTGGTGAGATCGTGGCTGCTTGATCTGACGGCCGCCGCGCTCGCGAAAAATCCGCAGCTCGAAGGGATCGCGCCGTACGTCGCGGATTCAGGCGAAGGCCGATGGACCGTGATGGAAGCCATTGATCTCGACGTCGCGGCGCCGGTCATCACGCTGGCCCTGTTGCAACGACTGCGTTCGCGCGATGCAGATTCGTTCTCCGACAAGTTGTTGGCGGCCATGCGACAGCAGTTCGGCGGCCACGACGTCAGGTACGAGTAA
- a CDS encoding PAS domain S-box protein, whose product MHPNHLMGHALFEAIVEKIPDAVIFADRDGVVRVWNPGAEAVFGFAASEILGRSLDVIIPERLRPGHWEGFRRAIDDGKTRYGNQVRTTRSIHKDGRKLYVDLSFGLVADANGAVVGAVAVGRDCSDRYESERALREQIAALGRRAP is encoded by the coding sequence ATGCATCCCAATCACCTCATGGGCCATGCCCTGTTCGAAGCAATCGTCGAGAAGATTCCGGACGCGGTGATCTTCGCGGACCGCGATGGTGTCGTGCGGGTCTGGAATCCCGGCGCTGAGGCCGTTTTCGGGTTTGCCGCAAGTGAGATCCTTGGACGGAGTCTTGACGTCATCATTCCGGAGCGATTGCGACCCGGCCACTGGGAGGGCTTCCGTCGGGCCATCGACGACGGCAAGACGCGGTATGGGAACCAGGTACGTACGACCCGATCGATCCACAAGGATGGTCGCAAGTTGTACGTCGATCTCAGCTTCGGTCTCGTTGCCGATGCGAACGGGGCGGTCGTCGGTGCGGTGGCCGTGGGCCGTGATTGCAGCGACCGGTACGAGTCGGAGAGGGCGCTTCGAGAGCAGATCGCGGCGTTGGGGAGACGGGCGCCATGA